Proteins from a single region of Abyssalbus ytuae:
- a CDS encoding efflux RND transporter periplasmic adaptor subunit, which yields MKTTIYSVLLFTGIFSLISCKGGEEKSQNDGVGVPVKVSTIEKENNMPFITASGKIEAVNSADLSTRMMGFVDKIYVNVGDKIKKGQLLISVNDADLTAKLAQVNAGITEAQAAYNIAQKDYERFLTLFKSNSASQKELDDITANYNMAKARLEAARQMKNEVNAQFSYANIRAPFNGVVTNKFINEGDMANPGMPLLEVESPGKFQVIAMVPESEISKVKPETEVTISIKSLNETVKGKVLEISTSSKNTGGQYLIKIIINETNTSLLSGMYATVQIPVEETTSTGTVLIPAEAIIQHGQLSGVYTVSQNNTALLRWLRLGRTYGDKVEVLSGLAADETFIISAESKLYNGAKISIQ from the coding sequence ATGAAAACAACAATATACTCAGTTTTATTATTTACAGGAATTTTTTCTCTTATTTCTTGTAAAGGAGGAGAAGAAAAATCACAAAATGATGGTGTGGGGGTACCAGTTAAGGTTAGTACCATAGAAAAAGAGAACAATATGCCTTTTATTACGGCAAGTGGTAAAATTGAGGCTGTTAACAGTGCCGACCTTAGTACAAGAATGATGGGCTTTGTTGACAAAATATATGTAAATGTAGGTGATAAAATAAAAAAGGGACAGTTACTCATAAGTGTAAATGACGCAGATTTGACCGCCAAACTGGCACAGGTAAATGCAGGTATTACCGAGGCACAGGCAGCTTACAATATAGCTCAAAAAGATTATGAACGCTTTTTAACCCTTTTTAAATCTAATAGTGCTAGCCAAAAGGAACTGGACGATATAACTGCTAATTATAATATGGCTAAAGCTAGGCTGGAAGCAGCACGGCAAATGAAAAATGAAGTAAATGCCCAGTTTTCGTATGCCAATATAAGGGCTCCTTTTAACGGAGTGGTAACCAATAAATTTATTAATGAAGGAGATATGGCAAATCCGGGAATGCCTCTTTTAGAAGTAGAATCCCCTGGTAAGTTTCAGGTAATTGCTATGGTTCCGGAATCGGAAATTTCAAAAGTAAAACCCGAAACAGAAGTAACCATATCTATTAAATCTTTAAATGAAACTGTAAAAGGTAAAGTTTTGGAAATCAGCACTTCTTCTAAAAATACAGGAGGTCAGTATTTAATTAAAATCATAATTAATGAAACTAATACATCTTTACTTTCAGGCATGTATGCAACAGTACAAATACCTGTAGAAGAAACAACCTCCACAGGTACTGTACTAATACCAGCTGAAGCTATTATACAGCACGGCCAACTATCCGGGGTTTATACGGTAAGCCAAAATAACACTGCATTATTACGCTGGCTTCGTTTAGGCAGAACTTATGGAGATAAAGTAGAAGTTTTATCCGGCCTTGCTGCTGATGAAACTTTTATAATATCGGCAGAAAGTAAACTGTACAATGGTGCAAAAATTTCAATTCAATAA
- a CDS encoding TolC family protein: MKNILVVLLLLNAVFLQAQEVVLITKESVIAKVKADNSDIKISEQEVLAAKGDLTQTNAIILPSIGLSYTGIATTNPLNAFGSKLNQGIITQNDFNPDLLNNPSQIENYTAKIEISQPLINMDGIFQRKAAKAKLNATRLQSQRVEDYMTLEVENAYMQLQLAYKTVDVLQIAKKTATEHKRIAQNSFEQGYLQKSDLLVIEVRVTEVDNQLQYAKSNIENASNYLSVLMNEPVINILKPVDSLNIEDEYVSGNELNENRSDIQAMKFGLEAYKQQHNANKMSFLPRLNAFGNYEFNDEEIFSDGTDGYLFGAQLSWNILEGTKRFGKAQKSKAEFEKSKIQYNQYVAQSQLELNKAQRMFMDAKNNVILAQLAMEQSKESFRIRNNRFKEGLEKTTDVLMAETQYSQKQLEYYNAIYKHNYALAYLKFLTQQEQ, encoded by the coding sequence ATGAAAAATATACTAGTAGTGTTACTTCTTTTAAATGCTGTCTTTTTACAGGCACAGGAAGTTGTGCTCATAACAAAAGAATCGGTTATTGCCAAGGTGAAAGCAGATAATAGTGATATTAAAATATCCGAGCAGGAAGTGCTGGCAGCTAAAGGAGATTTAACACAAACCAATGCAATAATATTACCCAGTATCGGGCTGTCATATACAGGTATTGCAACTACAAATCCGTTAAATGCGTTCGGATCTAAACTGAATCAGGGTATAATAACTCAAAATGATTTTAATCCTGATTTATTAAACAATCCGTCACAGATTGAAAATTACACTGCCAAAATTGAAATAAGTCAGCCACTTATTAATATGGACGGAATTTTTCAGCGCAAAGCGGCTAAGGCTAAATTAAACGCGACCCGGCTGCAATCACAACGAGTTGAAGATTATATGACACTGGAAGTAGAAAATGCATACATGCAACTGCAACTGGCATATAAAACCGTAGATGTACTGCAAATTGCTAAAAAAACTGCCACAGAACACAAAAGAATAGCCCAGAATAGTTTTGAACAAGGGTATCTTCAAAAATCTGATTTACTGGTGATTGAAGTTAGAGTAACTGAAGTAGACAACCAATTACAATATGCAAAAAGTAATATTGAGAATGCATCCAACTATTTATCAGTTTTAATGAATGAACCTGTTATCAACATTTTAAAACCGGTTGATTCTTTAAATATAGAAGACGAATATGTATCTGGTAATGAATTAAATGAGAACCGTTCCGATATCCAGGCTATGAAATTTGGTCTTGAAGCATACAAACAACAACATAATGCCAATAAAATGTCATTTCTGCCACGTTTAAATGCTTTTGGTAATTATGAATTTAATGATGAAGAGATTTTTAGTGACGGGACAGATGGTTATTTGTTTGGAGCCCAATTAAGCTGGAATATACTGGAAGGAACTAAAAGATTTGGAAAAGCCCAAAAAAGCAAAGCTGAATTTGAAAAATCCAAAATACAATACAACCAATATGTAGCTCAAAGTCAATTGGAGCTTAATAAAGCACAACGTATGTTCATGGATGCTAAAAATAACGTAATACTAGCGCAATTGGCTATGGAACAATCAAAGGAATCATTCAGGATAAGAAATAACAGGTTTAAAGAAGGACTTGAAAAAACTACAGATGTTCTTATGGCCGAAACCCAGTATTCACAAAAACAATTGGAATATTATAATGCGATATATAAACACAATTATGCCTTGGCATATCTTAAATTTTTAACTCAACAAGAACAATAA
- a CDS encoding metallophosphoesterase — translation MIIIIYWVFTVGLITSIILLKLRLDKIHRGRKQLIISSLYGLTVLSFIPKLIFIIIISILHFSNVAFSNKESIIIIPIIGLFCGFLPFFVILYAMLRTLYRFKVYRFHLKFKDLPPGFDGFKIVQISDLHLGSFNFRYHILDRAIKHVNNLNPDVILFTGDLVNNYAWELKGWAPVLKKLSAKKGKYAVLGNHDYGDYSQWKSPKAKKSNFESIKYFYNKIDFKLLLNDYDILKNKSEEIAIIGVENWGNPPFKQYGDLQKPLEKVNHIPFKILLSHDPTHWREEVVNTTNIVLTLSGHTHGMQAGINIKSKKWSPIKYKYEHWAGLYKTNNQYLHVNRGLGWLGFPGRLGMRPEITFIELKKA, via the coding sequence TTGATAATAATAATTTATTGGGTTTTTACTGTAGGGTTAATAACCTCTATTATTCTGCTTAAATTAAGACTGGATAAAATTCACAGGGGAAGAAAACAACTTATCATCTCATCACTCTACGGATTAACTGTTTTATCTTTTATACCTAAACTAATTTTTATAATCATCATATCTATATTACACTTTAGTAATGTAGCATTTTCAAATAAGGAATCAATAATAATTATACCAATTATAGGGCTTTTTTGTGGTTTTTTGCCCTTTTTTGTTATTCTGTATGCAATGTTAAGAACGTTGTACAGGTTTAAAGTATATAGATTTCATTTAAAATTCAAAGATTTACCTCCCGGTTTTGACGGTTTTAAGATTGTTCAGATATCTGATTTACACCTGGGAAGTTTTAATTTCAGGTATCATATACTTGACAGGGCCATAAAGCATGTGAATAATTTAAATCCGGACGTTATTTTATTTACCGGTGATTTGGTAAATAATTATGCTTGGGAACTGAAAGGATGGGCTCCCGTATTAAAAAAATTATCGGCTAAAAAAGGAAAATATGCTGTTTTAGGTAATCACGATTATGGCGATTATAGCCAATGGAAATCTCCTAAAGCAAAAAAATCTAATTTTGAATCGATAAAATATTTTTACAATAAAATTGATTTTAAGCTCCTTTTAAATGATTATGATATTCTTAAAAACAAAAGTGAAGAAATTGCTATAATAGGTGTAGAAAACTGGGGGAATCCTCCTTTTAAACAATATGGAGATTTGCAAAAACCTTTAGAAAAAGTTAATCATATTCCTTTTAAAATATTACTGTCTCACGATCCTACCCACTGGAGAGAAGAAGTAGTTAATACCACTAACATTGTTCTTACCTTATCCGGACATACACATGGTATGCAAGCAGGGATAAATATTAAAAGTAAAAAATGGAGCCCGATAAAATATAAATATGAACATTGGGCCGGATTATATAAAACCAACAATCAATACCTGCATGTAAACAGGGGGTTGGGTTGGTTAGGATTTCCAGGCAGATTGGGAATGCGGCCGGAGATTACTTTTATCGAATTAAAAAAAGCATAA
- a CDS encoding elongation factor G codes for MEIFDDKHIKNVVFVGAHNSGKTTLAETMLFEAGLINRRGTVEGKNTVSDYHDIEHERGTSVFATPLHTEWRNYKINIIDTPGLDDFIGEIISSIRVSDTIVTVIDAKQGVEIGTEIIWNYIDKYNKPTLFVINQIDHPSANFEESYKSLKTLVGNNVVKVQYPLMVDGAQCIIDVLKMKMYKFKPEGGKPEKLEIPDDQKGIADALHNELVEKAAENDEELLELYFEKGSLNEEEMRKGIKAGMLNHDLFPVFCISALNDMGTGRLMGFIDNVAPAAADLKPAQSVEGEEIKPTKDSSTSLFIFKTLFLPNVGQINFFKVKSGEIKLNDKLTNSRTGEVETINQLFIMDGKKREAVNQLTVGDIGATIKLKNVETNDTLYSGNNPITIKPIKYPEPRMYKAVVADNKNNEEKLTEALKRIHSQDPTLVLKYSKEFNQQIIGCQGELHLATIDWALKNEYNVEAVFERPKINYRETIQRSNTANYRHKKQSGGAGQFAQVHLKIEPYYEGMPEPEGFNIRGKEEVELPWGGKLMFYNCIVGGVIDTRYLPSIMKGVLEVMESGPLTGSYIRDVRVMVYDGKMHSVDSNDISFKIAGAHAFKEAFLNANPKLLEPTLKLTVKVPEEMVGNVMTDLQSRRSIIQSIQTNDHYQILKCVTPEAELYGFSTELRSLTQGKATFNTEFSSYEPVPQHVQQQLVS; via the coding sequence ATGGAAATATTTGACGATAAACACATTAAAAATGTTGTATTTGTGGGTGCTCATAATAGTGGCAAAACAACATTAGCCGAAACCATGCTTTTTGAAGCAGGTTTAATAAACAGAAGAGGAACGGTGGAAGGGAAAAATACTGTTTCCGATTATCACGATATAGAACATGAAAGAGGAACTTCGGTATTTGCTACCCCATTACATACTGAATGGCGTAATTACAAGATTAATATTATCGATACGCCGGGGTTAGATGATTTTATTGGAGAAATAATTTCTTCCATAAGAGTGTCAGATACCATTGTAACTGTGATAGATGCTAAGCAGGGAGTAGAAATAGGAACAGAAATAATATGGAATTACATTGATAAATATAATAAGCCCACACTCTTTGTAATAAACCAGATTGACCATCCAAGTGCAAATTTTGAAGAAAGCTATAAAAGCCTGAAAACTTTAGTAGGAAATAATGTGGTAAAAGTTCAGTACCCTTTAATGGTTGATGGTGCACAGTGTATAATCGATGTGCTTAAAATGAAAATGTACAAGTTTAAGCCTGAAGGAGGTAAACCTGAAAAGCTTGAAATCCCTGACGACCAAAAAGGAATTGCCGATGCTTTACATAATGAATTGGTAGAAAAAGCTGCTGAAAATGATGAAGAGTTGTTGGAGCTTTATTTTGAAAAAGGCAGCCTCAACGAAGAAGAAATGAGAAAAGGTATAAAAGCCGGGATGTTAAATCATGATTTATTCCCGGTTTTTTGTATTTCTGCCCTTAACGATATGGGTACAGGAAGACTTATGGGCTTTATTGATAATGTTGCTCCAGCTGCAGCAGATTTAAAACCTGCACAAAGTGTAGAAGGAGAGGAAATAAAGCCGACAAAAGATTCATCAACTTCGTTATTTATATTTAAAACCTTGTTTTTACCAAACGTAGGGCAAATAAACTTTTTTAAAGTAAAATCAGGTGAAATAAAATTAAATGATAAACTAACAAATTCAAGGACAGGTGAAGTTGAAACCATCAACCAATTGTTTATAATGGATGGAAAAAAAAGAGAAGCTGTCAATCAGCTTACCGTGGGTGATATAGGGGCAACAATCAAATTAAAAAATGTAGAAACCAATGATACACTTTACAGTGGAAACAATCCCATCACTATTAAACCCATAAAATATCCTGAACCCAGAATGTATAAAGCTGTGGTGGCGGATAATAAAAATAACGAAGAAAAATTAACCGAAGCGTTAAAAAGAATTCATAGTCAGGATCCCACACTGGTGTTAAAATATTCGAAAGAATTTAATCAACAGATTATTGGGTGCCAGGGAGAATTACACCTGGCGACCATTGATTGGGCACTAAAAAACGAATATAATGTAGAAGCTGTTTTTGAGCGTCCTAAAATTAACTACCGGGAAACAATCCAGCGATCCAATACCGCCAATTACCGGCATAAAAAACAGTCGGGCGGGGCAGGACAATTTGCACAGGTTCATTTAAAAATTGAGCCTTATTACGAAGGTATGCCTGAACCTGAAGGTTTTAACATCAGGGGAAAAGAAGAAGTTGAGTTGCCCTGGGGTGGAAAACTTATGTTTTATAACTGCATTGTGGGAGGTGTTATTGATACCCGTTATTTACCTTCTATTATGAAAGGGGTATTGGAAGTAATGGAATCCGGACCGTTAACAGGATCATATATACGCGACGTAAGGGTAATGGTATATGATGGAAAAATGCACTCAGTAGACTCTAATGACATTTCATTTAAAATAGCTGGTGCACATGCTTTTAAAGAAGCATTTTTAAATGCAAATCCTAAATTATTAGAACCCACCCTTAAACTTACCGTAAAAGTTCCTGAAGAAATGGTAGGGAATGTAATGACCGATCTACAATCACGGCGTTCCATAATACAAAGTATTCAAACTAATGATCATTATCAAATATTAAAATGTGTAACTCCTGAAGCAGAATTATATGGTTTTTCTACTGAATTACGTTCGTTAACACAAGGGAAAGCTACGTTTAACACAGAGTTTTCATCATACGAACCTGTGCCTCAGCATGTACAGCAACAATTAGTAAGTTAA
- a CDS encoding YqaE/Pmp3 family membrane protein, which translates to MSVLEIILAIFIPPLAVALRFGLSSAFWINLLLTLLGGLPGIIHAFYVLTKK; encoded by the coding sequence ATGAGTGTTTTAGAAATAATCTTGGCCATATTTATTCCCCCGTTGGCGGTAGCTTTACGGTTTGGTTTATCAAGTGCTTTCTGGATAAATTTACTGTTAACTTTATTAGGTGGTTTACCGGGAATTATTCATGCGTTTTACGTGCTTACAAAAAAATAA
- a CDS encoding carboxypeptidase-like regulatory domain-containing protein: protein MKTSGYYQKQNFFFVVFIILFGLGNNQSVFAFFQEQEQAYVQYKGDVVDSESNDPVISAILSISDTNISTVTNTEGEFLLKVPVDKINGVVTVSSLGYITTRVPLTDFSKDEYRIKLKPSVIELPQVNIEMPGNAELLVRETLKKKGVNNINDHLLMTAFYRETIKKRRRNVSLAEAVVNVYKKPYSSQQKDEIELFKSRKSTDYKRLDTVALKLQGGPFNTLYGDVMKYPEYIFTEETIDEYSFSFDQSTVINNKPVYVVNFKPLPGIEDLRFSGKLFIDSNTLAMVSASYRLNVENKEKASTLFVRKKPKNFIVYPTEAEYKVDYREKNGKWYYGYSNIHLTFKINHKKRIFNSVYSLDSEMAVTNWEKINDNNPLKPKDRLKPSIVLSDEASGFSDPEFWGAHNVIEPEKSIESAINKIKRQLERGGSS from the coding sequence ATGAAAACATCCGGTTATTATCAAAAACAGAACTTTTTCTTTGTCGTCTTTATCATATTATTTGGTTTGGGAAATAATCAGTCGGTATTCGCTTTTTTTCAGGAACAGGAGCAAGCCTATGTGCAGTATAAAGGAGATGTAGTAGACAGTGAGTCTAATGATCCCGTTATTTCTGCCATTTTATCAATTAGTGATACCAATATAAGCACAGTAACCAATACAGAAGGGGAATTTTTATTAAAAGTCCCTGTAGATAAAATAAATGGCGTGGTAACAGTTTCTTCTTTGGGCTATATCACAACCCGTGTTCCCCTTACTGATTTTAGTAAAGATGAGTATCGCATAAAGCTTAAACCATCAGTTATTGAATTACCGCAGGTTAATATCGAAATGCCAGGGAATGCAGAATTACTGGTAAGGGAAACCCTGAAGAAAAAAGGGGTTAATAATATAAATGACCATCTGCTTATGACTGCTTTTTACAGGGAAACTATTAAAAAAAGAAGAAGGAATGTCTCCTTAGCCGAAGCAGTGGTAAACGTTTATAAAAAGCCTTATTCATCTCAACAAAAGGACGAAATAGAGTTGTTTAAATCAAGAAAAAGTACTGATTATAAGAGATTGGATACAGTAGCTTTAAAACTGCAGGGAGGGCCTTTTAATACATTATATGGAGATGTTATGAAATATCCCGAGTATATTTTTACTGAAGAAACTATTGACGAGTATTCTTTTAGTTTTGATCAATCTACTGTAATAAATAATAAACCTGTGTATGTAGTGAATTTTAAACCTCTTCCCGGTATTGAGGATTTACGCTTTTCCGGAAAATTGTTTATAGATTCAAACACTTTGGCAATGGTAAGTGCTTCATACCGGCTTAATGTAGAAAATAAAGAAAAGGCTAGTACCTTATTTGTAAGGAAAAAACCAAAGAATTTTATAGTATACCCAACTGAAGCAGAATATAAAGTAGATTATAGAGAAAAAAATGGTAAATGGTACTATGGTTATAGTAATATACATTTAACCTTTAAAATAAATCATAAGAAAAGAATATTTAATTCAGTCTATTCATTAGATAGCGAAATGGCAGTGACAAATTGGGAAAAGATTAATGATAATAATCCTTTAAAACCAAAAGACAGATTAAAGCCATCCATTGTATTAAGTGATGAAGCATCCGGATTTTCAGATCCTGAATTCTGGGGCGCACATAATGTTATTGAACCCGAAAAATCAATTGAGTCTGCCATAAATAAAATAAAAAGGCAACTTGAAAGAGGTGGAAGTAGCTAG
- a CDS encoding nucleotidyltransferase family protein, giving the protein MLGEKSVSKLAAIVLAAGESARMGKIKQLLPWGDTTIINNAVLKILKCNVQKVFVVLGAHYTFIQKEINHNSAVILVNKNWKIGIGSSIGRAVNHILESKHNFDGVLITLADQPLIEPSHLAELIYNFNKNPLAVISTNYGLKQGVPAIFPSSYFEKLSLLKEDFGAKEILNSNHTGISVSTDVSRLLDVDNMEDYNKALTLYKPLKA; this is encoded by the coding sequence ATGCTAGGAGAAAAAAGTGTGTCTAAACTTGCTGCTATAGTACTTGCAGCAGGAGAATCTGCCAGAATGGGAAAAATAAAACAATTATTACCTTGGGGAGATACTACAATTATTAACAATGCGGTTTTAAAAATTTTAAAATGTAATGTTCAAAAGGTGTTTGTTGTTTTAGGAGCTCACTATACCTTTATCCAGAAAGAAATAAACCATAACTCAGCAGTTATTTTAGTAAACAAAAATTGGAAAATCGGAATAGGCAGTTCTATTGGCCGGGCCGTAAATCATATTTTAGAAAGTAAGCATAATTTTGACGGAGTTTTAATAACACTGGCCGACCAGCCTCTAATTGAACCTTCTCATTTAGCTGAACTTATTTATAACTTTAACAAAAACCCTTTGGCAGTTATATCTACAAATTATGGCCTAAAACAAGGTGTCCCTGCTATTTTTCCTTCGTCGTATTTTGAAAAACTTTCCTTGTTAAAAGAAGACTTTGGAGCCAAAGAAATACTCAATTCAAACCATACAGGAATTTCCGTATCCACAGATGTTAGCAGACTACTTGATGTGGATAATATGGAAGATTATAATAAAGCACTTACCCTTTATAAACCTTTGAAGGCATAA
- a CDS encoding XdhC family protein, with protein sequence MVHELKKILNSYEISHKQGLKTVLASVVALNGSSYRRPGVRMLIEETGKMTGAVSGGCVEKEIWRQSQSVFENDIPKMMQYDGRFRLGCEGILHILIEPFHPEKGFIEAFRKVIKERLNFKITSRYSKKTEISSGFGTVFNFTKTLKIPVFNEFDFNTEKADETWKEFSQTIFPCFKLVIIGAEHDAVQLCSFASLTGWEVTVVAAASDMKTADFFPGIHQLINTSAEEIGNIKIDSQTAVILMTHSFVNDLKFLVALKNTKPAYLGLLGPVKRREKLLQAFLEYAPEVDDSFFDVIHGPAGLNIGAETPQEIAISILSEILSVIRQQQPVSLKTITGTIHKQIEC encoded by the coding sequence ATGGTTCATGAATTAAAGAAAATTCTAAATTCATATGAGATTTCTCATAAACAGGGACTAAAAACCGTATTGGCAAGTGTGGTGGCCCTCAACGGATCTTCCTACAGAAGGCCGGGAGTAAGAATGCTCATTGAGGAAACCGGAAAAATGACAGGAGCAGTAAGTGGGGGTTGTGTGGAAAAGGAAATTTGGCGGCAATCACAGTCTGTTTTTGAAAATGATATCCCCAAAATGATGCAATACGACGGAAGGTTCAGGTTAGGATGTGAAGGTATTCTTCATATTTTAATAGAACCTTTTCATCCTGAAAAAGGATTCATTGAAGCTTTCCGTAAAGTAATCAAGGAAAGGTTAAATTTTAAAATAACTAGCCGGTATTCTAAAAAAACAGAAATTTCCTCTGGGTTTGGTACTGTATTTAATTTTACCAAAACTCTTAAAATACCGGTTTTTAACGAATTTGATTTTAATACTGAAAAAGCAGATGAAACATGGAAAGAATTTTCACAGACAATATTCCCTTGTTTTAAACTTGTCATTATAGGGGCGGAACATGATGCAGTACAATTGTGTTCATTTGCATCATTAACAGGGTGGGAGGTTACTGTGGTTGCTGCAGCTTCAGATATGAAAACTGCAGATTTTTTTCCCGGGATTCATCAACTAATTAATACTTCGGCAGAAGAAATAGGAAATATTAAAATAGATTCGCAAACGGCGGTTATATTAATGACCCATAGTTTTGTAAATGATTTGAAATTTTTAGTGGCATTGAAAAACACTAAACCGGCATATTTAGGATTGTTGGGACCTGTAAAAAGGAGAGAAAAACTCCTGCAGGCTTTTTTAGAATACGCTCCGGAGGTGGACGATTCTTTTTTTGATGTTATTCATGGTCCGGCAGGTTTAAATATTGGAGCGGAGACACCCCAGGAAATTGCAATATCCATTTTATCGGAAATATTGTCGGTAATAAGACAGCAACAACCTGTATCCCTTAAAACAATTACCGGAACCATTCATAAACAAATTGAATGCTAG